The Lates calcarifer isolate ASB-BC8 linkage group LG6, TLL_Latcal_v3, whole genome shotgun sequence genome includes a region encoding these proteins:
- the si:dkey-150i13.2 gene encoding mitochondrial carnitine/acylcarnitine carrier protein: protein MGEEPRVSPLKNFVAGGVGGACLLLAGHPLDTIKVRLQTQPKASCAQYVLYTGTYDCFRKTVSKEGILGLYKGMGAPLAGVAPMMAISFFGFGLGKQLQQTDPGKPLTHSQIFLSGCLAGVFTTVIVAPGERIKCLLQVQASSGRLKYAGPVDCAVRLYKEQGIRSVYKGTVLTLIRDVPSNGLYFLTYEYLKNFLTPEGQSVSQLSTPNILLAGGVAGILNWTIALPPDVLKSNFQTAADGKYRGLLDVLRTLLREEGPTGLYKGFNAVFLRAFPANAACFLGFEVALKGLNTLAPSW, encoded by the exons ATGGGGGAAGAGCCCAGAGTTTCTCCGCTGAAGAACTTCGTGGCCGGGGGAGTCGGTGGAGCCTGTCTGCTGCTGGCCGGACACCCGCTGGACACCATCAag GTGAGACTACAGACGCAGCCCAAAGCCTCCTGCGCTCAGTATGTGCTCTACACAGGAACATACGACTGCTTCCGCAAGACTGTGTCCAAagag ggtATCCTCGGCCTCTATAAAGGTATGGGGGCTCCCCTGGCGGGCGTGGCTCCCATGATGGCCATCAGTTTCTTTGGCTTCGGTCTGGGGAAACAGCTCCAGCAGACGGATCCTGGCAAACCCCTAAC ACACTCTCAGATATTCCTGTCCGGCTGTCTGGCAGGAGTCTTCACCACGGTGATTGTGGCTCCGGGAGAGAGGATCAAATGTTTACTGCAG GTGCAGGCCAGCAGCGGCCGGTTGAAGTATGCAGGTCCAGTTGACTGTGCTGTCAGGCTCTATAAGGAGCAGGGGATCCGCAGTGTCTACAAAGGGACTGTGCTTACTCTCATCAGAG ATGTGCCTTCTAATGGTCTCTACTTCCTGACTTATGAATACCTCAAAAACTTCCTGACAcctgaaggtcaaag TGTCTCTCAGCTCAGCACTCCCAACATCCTCCTGGCCGGAGGCGTCGCAGGGATATTAAACTGGACGATCGCTCTTCCTCCAGATGTCCTCAAATCCAACTTCCAGACAG CTGCAGACGGGAAGTACAGAGGTCTGCTCGACGTCCTGAGAACGCTGCTTCGAGAAGAAGGACCTACAGGCCTCTATAAGGGCTTTAACGCTGTCTTCCTGCGAGCCTTCCCTGCCAACGCG gccTGTTTTCTGGGGTTTGAGGTGGCACTGAA